The region GAGCAGCGTCGACGCGCTCGTGATCCCCGGCGGCGAGTCGACCGCGATGAGTCATCTGTTGCGTGAGTTCGACCTTCTCGAGCCGCTGCGCGCCCGGCTCGCCGACGGCATGCCCGCCTACGGATCGTGTGCCGGCATGATCCTGCTGGCCACCGACATCGCCGATGCCGGGGTTGCCGGCCGCGAGGCGCTACCGCTGCGGGGGATCGATATGACCGTGCGCCGCAACGCTTTCGGGCGCCAGGTCGATTCCTTCGAGGAGGACATCGAATTCGACGGCCTCGAGGGCTCCGTCCACGCGGTCTTCATCCGGGCGCCCTGGGTGGAGCGCGTCGGTCCCGGCGTCGAGGTCCTCGCGCGGGCGGCCGGACATCCTGTCGCAGTGCGTCAGGGCCAGATGCTCGCCACGGCCTTTCACCCCGAGGTGACCGGCGACCACCGGGTGCATCGGCTGTTCGTCGAGTCGCTCTGACGTGCGAATCGGGCGCGCAAAGGCACCCTGACGGTGCCCGTGCGCGCCGAATCCGCTAGCGGATCGGCAGGCCGGTGATCGCGCGGGCCATCACCAGACGCTGGATCTCGCTGGTGCCCTCGAAGATCGTGAAGATCTTGGCGTCGCGGTGCATCCGCTCGACGGGGTACTCGCGGGTGTAGCCGTTGCCGCCGAGGATCTGGATCGCCTCGTCGGTGACGTACACCGCGGTCTCGCTGGCCACCAGCTTGGCCATCGACCCCTCGGCGGACTCGAAGCTCTTACCGTTGCGGGCCATCCACCCGGCGCGGTACACCAGCAGGCGCGCGGCGTCGATGCGCGCCTTCATGTCCGCGAGCTTGAAGGCGACCGCCTGGAACTCGCCGATCTTGCGCCCGAACTGCTCACGCTCGCAGGCGTAGTCGCGCGCGTACTCGTAGGCCGCTCGGGCCACGCCGACAGCCATCGCGCCGACCGTCGGCCGGGTGCGCTCGAACGTCGCCATCGCCGCCTGCCCCGCGGCCTTCTTGCCCTCGCGGACCTTGGCGATACGGGCGTCGAACTTCTCCTTGCCGCCGACGATGAGCCGGCCCGGGATGCGCACCTCGTCGAGCACGACCTCGGCGGTGTGCGACGCGCGGATGCCGTGCTTGAGGAACTTTTGGCCCTGGCTCAGGCCCTTGGTCCCGGGCGGGATGATGAACGACGCCTGACCGCGGGTCCCCAGTTCGGGGTGGACCGACGCGACCACCACGTGGACGTTGGCGATACCGCCGTTGGTGGCCCAGGTCTTGGTGCCGTTGAGGACCCATTCGTCAGTGGCTTCGTCGTAGCGGGCGCGGGTGAGGATCGCGCCGACGTCGGACCCGGCGCCGGGTTCCGAAGAGCAGAACGCCGCCACTTTGGGCTCCTCGACGCTGCCGAACATCTGCGGCACCCACTCGCCGACCTGCTCGGGGGTTCCATTGGCGGCCAGCGACGCCGCCGCGAGGCCGGTGCCCAGGATGGCCAGCGCGATGCCGGCGTCTCCCCAGAACATCTCCTCGAAGGCGACGACCATGCCGAGGCCGCTCTCTTCGGCGGCCTGCTCGGCGAAGAACTCCATCGAGTACAGGCCCACCTTGGCGGCTTCCTGGATGATCGGCCAGGGCGTCTCTTCCCGTTCGTCCCACTCCGCCGCGGCGGGCCGGATGACATCGGCAGCGAACTCGTGCACCCACTTCTGGACATCGACGAGGTCCGGGGGCAGTTCCAGAGAGAACGTCATGGGTCATACCTTACTGCGGAGTAAGATAAGCGGCCACCGAGTGTGGCTCAGCTAACACCTGCGGCGAGCACCGGAAGCAGCAGCCGCGAAGCCGATCCGATGGTGTTCAGGCTGCTGGTCCCGACGGATGCGTGCCGGAAGTTCATGATCGCCGGGGTCGCCGGGTCCTGGTCGTCGCTGTTCAGAACGACCCGCAGACGGTGTCCCGCGGCGAACCGGCGCGCATTGGCTACCAGCGGGATTCGATAGGCGGTCATCTCGCCGATCGGCACGGCGACGGCGTCGTCGCACCGCAGCGCCGGGGCCCCGGTGCGGCTGGCGGCCTCGTCGACCGCCCGCAGGCTCGCCCGCAGCCAGCCGGCGGTCACGTCGGTGACCGCGCCGTCGGGAGCGACGTCCTGCAGCGTCACGATCCAGGCGGTGTCGACGGCAGTGGCCGAGGCCTCGAGCCGCAGTTCGATGTCGCCGGCGACGTCGAGGTCGTCCTCCAGTGGCTCCGAGGTCCAACTCAGCATCGACGGAGGGTCGACCGGACTGCTCTTCGCGCGGTTGAGGCCCGTTCCCAACGTCAGGTAGCCGCGCGTGCCCGGCTCACCCTCGTCATCAGAGAGGCGACCGTCGGCGCGCAGCGCCCACTGCCGGTACGTCGCCGGCGGTGGCCACGTCTGGCTCGCATGCCAGCCGTCGGCGCCGGGGAGGACGTAGCGTACGGGCGGCCCGTCCATGATCCCGGTGTCGGCGCCCTTGAGCCAGAGGTCGTACCACGCGAGCGCTTCGGTGTGCAGGCTCTCCCACGGCCAGGTGAGCCCGAACCCCCCGAGCATCGCCATCCGCACATTCGGGTTGTGCGCCAACGCCTTCCATGCTGTGAAGGTCGACGGCAGATGTAGTGGGACGTTCTCCCAGTCGCAGCCGAGATAGACCGGGATGTCGACTCCGGCGAGCAGCGGCAGCAGATTGCGTTCCTCCCACCACGCGTCGCGCAGCGGGTGTTTGACCATCGTGTCCAGCCACAGGTCGTCCCACGGGTGCGGGTTGTGGGGGAGCTTGAGCAGCTGGCGCATCATCGTGACTGCCGACTCGCCGTTCATCGTCGCGAATCTCGCGTGCACTCTCGGGGTGTTGAGCACCCGGCGGGCCAGTGCGATCGCCGGGTTGCGCCGCCAGAACGCGTCGCTGCGGTCGGAGGTCAGGCCCATCATCGACAGGAACGGCGTGAGGAACGACGAACTCGCCAGCCCGTGGTGTGACGCCGCGTCGTAGAGATCGGCCGTCGCTGCGACGGGGAAGACGGCTTTGAGGTGAGGCGGTCGCTCGACGGCCGCCTCCAACTGGGTCATCGCGAAGTAACTGATCCCGATCATGCCGACGTTGCCGTCACACCACGGCTGTGCGGCCGCCCACTCGACCAGGTCATACATGTCGCGCCGCTCCTGGGCGTCCATGAAGCCGAACGTGCCGCCGGATCCGCAGGTGCCGCGGACGTTGGCAATGACGTGCACGTAGCCGCGCGACACCCAGAAATCGGTCGCGCCCGCCTCGATGAAGCCGGCGGGCGCGCCGAGGTCCTGCATCTGGCGCGGATACGGCGACGCGGCGATCAGGGCCGGGTATCTGCCGTCGGCGTCGGGGTGGTGCACGTCGGCCATCAGCTGGACGCCGTCGCGCATCGGGACCCGCTGGTTGATCAGGTGCGCGAGGCCGAAGGTGGGCTCGCTGAGGTTTCGGTACTCGCGGCCGGTGTCCTGCGGGCCGTTGAGGCGGTGTGCGCCGATGGGCATAGTCTCACGCTACGTTGAAACTAGTTTCAACGCAATGTGAAATTCACGCTAAGGTGAGACTCGTGCCGAAAACCACCCCCGGACCGCGCGACGAGCGCGGTGTGTTGGCCGCGCGGATCCTCGTGGCGGCGCGCAAGGCGTTCGCCGACGCCGGATACGCCGGAACGACGATGCGAGCGGTGGGACGGGCGGCAGAGGTGGACCCGGCGCTCGTCTACCACTACTTCGGGTCCAAGGAGGCTCTGCTCGACGCGGCCACCGAGCCGCCGCAGCGCTGGTTGGAGAGCGTGGCGGCGACGTGGGCCACCCCTGTCCCGCAGTTGGGGGAGGCACTGGTCCGCCGGATGCTGAGTGCATGGGGCGACGACGAGATCGGTCCCGTGCTGCGGGCGATCCTGCAGACGGCGGCGCACGAGGCGGCGACGCGGGAGAAGTTGCGCCTGGTCGTGGAGCGAAGCCTCATTGGTGTCTCGCAGCTCGGCGCGGACGAGGCCGAGCGCATGGTGCGCAGCGGCCTGATCTCGTCGCAGATCATGGGATTGGCGATGATGCGCTACGTCTGGCTCATCGAGCCGATCGCCTCGATGAGCGACGACGCGCTCGTCGCCGCGGTGGCGCCGACCCTGCAGCGCTACATCTCCGACGACCTGGGATGACGGGCACGTAGACTGGTCGATCGGACTTCGACGTCGTCGGGTGAACGAGTTGGGCGAAAGAGGTAGTAGTACATGAGCGGCCATTCCAAGTGGGCGACCACCAAGCACAAGAAGGCCGTGATCGATGCGCGTCGCGGCAAGAACTTCGCGAAGCTGATCAAGAACATCGAGGTGGCCGCGCGCACCGGCGGTGGCGACCCGGGCGGTAACCCCACGCTGTACGACGCCATTCAGAAGGCCAAGAAGAACTCGGTGCCCAACGACAACATCGAACGCGCCCGCAAGCGCGGAGCGGGCGAAGAGGCCGGGGGCGCCGACTGGCAGACCATCACCTACGAGGGCTACGGGCCCAACGGCGTCGCCGTCCTGGTCGAGTGCCTGACCGACAACCGCAACCGCGCCGCGGGCGAGGTGCGGGTCGCGATGACCCGCAACGGAGGCAGCATGGCCGACCCCGGGTCGGTGTCGTACCTCTTCTCGCGCAAGGGTGTGGTCACGCTGGAGAAGAACGACCTCACCGAGGACGACGTGCTCGCCGCAGTGCTCGACGCCGGTGCAGAGGACGTCAACGACCTCGGTGAGAGCTTCGAGATCATCTCGGAGCCAACGGATCTCGTCGCAGTCCGCACCGCGCTGCAGGATGCGGGCATCGACTACGAGTCCGCCGAGGCCAGCTTCCAGCCGTCGGTCACCGTGCCCGTCGACGTCGACGCGGCCCGCAAGGTGCTCAAGCTCGTCGATGCGCTGGAGGACAGCGACGACGTGCAGGACGTCTACACCAACATCGACATTCCCGACGACGTCGCCGCCGCGCTCGACGAGGGCTGAATCCGCTCCACGCGTCCCGCGCCGGAAACCGCGGTTCGCCGAACGTAATTCACGCGCAGCCGCGTGACCGATCCCCGCTGCGGTCGGGATCTCCGAGATTCGCTGTCGGGTTGTCCGACTATCGCGCGGGCGCCGCCCTCGCTGGGTAGTGTGGTGTTCACCCCCTTCGCCTCGTCGACCAGAGTGAGGGAACGCCGTGATTCTCTACGCATTTCGCTGCAAATCCGGATGTGGCATCACGCAACAGATGCATCCGATGGACACTCGCCCCGACGAGGTCGCCTGCCCGACGTGCCGGGGTCCGGCCCGCCGGATGATCGCCACTCCTCACCTGGGGCGCACTGCCGGCGCCGCGATGGCGCTGCACGACGCGACCCGAGCCACTGCCGAGCGTCCCGCGGTGGTCTCGTCGCCGACTCGGGCGGCGCCGCGCCGCCCGGTCTCGACCAACCCCCTTCACCAGACCCTTCCGCGACCCTGAGAGGAGTTGTCGTGCCCGACGTCGTCTTCCCGCTCGACTCCACCAAGAAGTTCACCGACCAGGAGAAGATCGGCCACAACCGTTGGCATCCCGACATTCCCGCAGCGGTGACGGTGAAGAAGGGCGACTCGTTCCGCGTGCACTGCCGGGAGTGGTTCGACGGCGCCATCCACAACGACGATTCGGCCGAAGACATTCTCAACGCGCCGCTGACCACCGTGCACAGGCTCTCCGGCCCCATCGCGGTCGAAGGAGCGCGGCCGGGCGATCTGCTCATCGTCGACATCCTCGACGTCGGGCCCATTCCGCAGGAGGATTCAGGACCGCTGGCCGGCCAGGGCTGGGGGTACACCGGCATCTTCGCCAAACGCAACGGCGGCGGGTTCCTCACCGAACAGTTCCCCGACGCCT is a window of Mycolicibacterium chubuense NBB4 DNA encoding:
- a CDS encoding YebC/PmpR family DNA-binding transcriptional regulator, coding for MSGHSKWATTKHKKAVIDARRGKNFAKLIKNIEVAARTGGGDPGGNPTLYDAIQKAKKNSVPNDNIERARKRGAGEEAGGADWQTITYEGYGPNGVAVLVECLTDNRNRAAGEVRVAMTRNGGSMADPGSVSYLFSRKGVVTLEKNDLTEDDVLAAVLDAGAEDVNDLGESFEIISEPTDLVAVRTALQDAGIDYESAEASFQPSVTVPVDVDAARKVLKLVDALEDSDDVQDVYTNIDIPDDVAAALDEG
- a CDS encoding CocE/NonD family hydrolase, which codes for MPIGAHRLNGPQDTGREYRNLSEPTFGLAHLINQRVPMRDGVQLMADVHHPDADGRYPALIAASPYPRQMQDLGAPAGFIEAGATDFWVSRGYVHVIANVRGTCGSGGTFGFMDAQERRDMYDLVEWAAAQPWCDGNVGMIGISYFAMTQLEAAVERPPHLKAVFPVAATADLYDAASHHGLASSSFLTPFLSMMGLTSDRSDAFWRRNPAIALARRVLNTPRVHARFATMNGESAVTMMRQLLKLPHNPHPWDDLWLDTMVKHPLRDAWWEERNLLPLLAGVDIPVYLGCDWENVPLHLPSTFTAWKALAHNPNVRMAMLGGFGLTWPWESLHTEALAWYDLWLKGADTGIMDGPPVRYVLPGADGWHASQTWPPPATYRQWALRADGRLSDDEGEPGTRGYLTLGTGLNRAKSSPVDPPSMLSWTSEPLEDDLDVAGDIELRLEASATAVDTAWIVTLQDVAPDGAVTDVTAGWLRASLRAVDEAASRTGAPALRCDDAVAVPIGEMTAYRIPLVANARRFAAGHRLRVVLNSDDQDPATPAIMNFRHASVGTSSLNTIGSASRLLLPVLAAGVS
- a CDS encoding TetR family transcriptional regulator, with amino-acid sequence MPKTTPGPRDERGVLAARILVAARKAFADAGYAGTTMRAVGRAAEVDPALVYHYFGSKEALLDAATEPPQRWLESVAATWATPVPQLGEALVRRMLSAWGDDEIGPVLRAILQTAAHEAATREKLRLVVERSLIGVSQLGADEAERMVRSGLISSQIMGLAMMRYVWLIEPIASMSDDALVAAVAPTLQRYISDDLG
- the pdxT gene encoding pyridoxal 5'-phosphate synthase glutaminase subunit PdxT codes for the protein MTPRVGVLALQGDTREHLAALREAGAEAATVRRPAELSSVDALVIPGGESTAMSHLLREFDLLEPLRARLADGMPAYGSCAGMILLATDIADAGVAGREALPLRGIDMTVRRNAFGRQVDSFEEDIEFDGLEGSVHAVFIRAPWVERVGPGVEVLARAAGHPVAVRQGQMLATAFHPEVTGDHRVHRLFVESL
- a CDS encoding zinc ribbon domain-containing protein, which encodes MDTRPDEVACPTCRGPARRMIATPHLGRTAGAAMALHDATRATAERPAVVSSPTRAAPRRPVSTNPLHQTLPRP
- a CDS encoding acyl-CoA dehydrogenase family protein, giving the protein MTFSLELPPDLVDVQKWVHEFAADVIRPAAAEWDEREETPWPIIQEAAKVGLYSMEFFAEQAAEESGLGMVVAFEEMFWGDAGIALAILGTGLAAASLAANGTPEQVGEWVPQMFGSVEEPKVAAFCSSEPGAGSDVGAILTRARYDEATDEWVLNGTKTWATNGGIANVHVVVASVHPELGTRGQASFIIPPGTKGLSQGQKFLKHGIRASHTAEVVLDEVRIPGRLIVGGKEKFDARIAKVREGKKAAGQAAMATFERTRPTVGAMAVGVARAAYEYARDYACEREQFGRKIGEFQAVAFKLADMKARIDAARLLVYRAGWMARNGKSFESAEGSMAKLVASETAVYVTDEAIQILGGNGYTREYPVERMHRDAKIFTIFEGTSEIQRLVMARAITGLPIR